The following are encoded together in the Anaerostipes caccae L1-92 genome:
- a CDS encoding ACT domain-containing protein, protein MLEDSKYYVIKKKAVPEVLLKVLEVQKLLDAEQAKSIQEATETVGISRSSYYKYKDDIFPFHASKKGRNITFVIEVEDQPGVMATVLQVFANYKANILTIHQSIPINGKGVLTVSVDIVDMETDVSAMIESVEKLDNITYVKIIAKE, encoded by the coding sequence ATGTTAGAAGATTCAAAGTATTATGTCATTAAAAAGAAAGCGGTTCCGGAGGTTCTGTTAAAAGTACTGGAAGTGCAGAAGCTTTTGGATGCAGAACAGGCTAAGTCCATTCAGGAGGCCACGGAGACTGTGGGGATCAGCCGGAGTTCTTATTATAAGTACAAAGATGATATTTTTCCTTTTCATGCGAGCAAAAAGGGACGAAATATCACGTTTGTGATCGAGGTGGAAGACCAGCCGGGAGTTATGGCCACAGTGCTTCAGGTATTTGCAAACTACAAGGCCAATATCCTGACGATCCATCAGAGTATTCCGATCAACGGAAAAGGAGTGCTCACAGTCAGCGTGGATATCGTTGACATGGAGACTGATGTGTCTGCCATGATCGAGAGTGTGGAGAAGCTTGACAACATTACATATGTAAAAATAATTGCAAAGGAGTAG